The bacterium genome includes a region encoding these proteins:
- a CDS encoding iron-containing alcohol dehydrogenase has protein sequence MINFSLNLKTRIHFGKGAISNLKSELSPYKRILLVTGSGSVKKFGIYDTVMAELSATEKEVYELSGIKPNPSIDSVYDGIKICKENNIDFILALGGGSVIDAAKAIAAGVVYKGDVWELYLDNSKFEGALKTGCILTIAATGSESNRNSIITNEKTKEKLGLRMEELRPEFAVLDPTYTYTLSSVQTAASVADIMSHVFEQYFSSTKEACLTDGISESVLKTCIKFAPVLLKDPKNYEARSEIMWASTIALNGLLTVGKLGDWASHMIEHELSAYYDLNHGIGLAILFPNWMKRVADDSRLWKFRDYAVNVWDFPASLSDRELADASIKKTREFFNSLNLPSTLREVNIDEKYFELMAENIEKRKTLGTFKVLNKEDIIEIYKLSL, from the coding sequence ATGATTAATTTTTCTTTAAATCTAAAAACCCGTATCCACTTTGGCAAAGGTGCAATTTCAAATTTAAAATCCGAATTAAGTCCCTACAAAAGAATATTGCTTGTGACCGGCTCGGGAAGTGTTAAAAAATTTGGTATTTATGATACCGTAATGGCTGAATTATCGGCAACAGAAAAAGAAGTATACGAACTTTCAGGCATAAAGCCAAATCCTTCAATAGATTCTGTTTATGACGGAATAAAAATATGCAAAGAAAACAATATAGACTTTATTCTTGCTCTTGGCGGCGGCTCAGTAATTGATGCAGCAAAAGCAATAGCGGCAGGAGTTGTTTATAAAGGCGATGTTTGGGAGCTTTACCTTGATAACAGCAAATTCGAAGGGGCATTAAAAACAGGCTGTATCCTTACAATTGCTGCAACAGGCTCGGAATCTAACAGAAATTCAATAATTACAAATGAAAAAACAAAAGAGAAGCTGGGGCTTCGAATGGAAGAGTTAAGACCGGAATTTGCCGTCCTTGACCCGACTTATACATATACACTTTCATCTGTTCAAACAGCTGCAAGCGTTGCAGATATTATGTCCCATGTTTTCGAACAATATTTCTCATCGACAAAAGAGGCATGTTTAACAGATGGAATCTCTGAAAGCGTTTTGAAAACTTGTATAAAATTTGCCCCTGTTCTTTTAAAAGATCCGAAAAATTATGAAGCAAGGTCAGAAATTATGTGGGCATCAACAATTGCTTTAAACGGTCTGCTCACCGTTGGAAAACTCGGAGATTGGGCTTCGCACATGATAGAGCATGAGCTTTCTGCCTATTATGATTTAAACCACGGAATCGGGCTTGCAATACTTTTTCCGAATTGGATGAAAAGAGTCGCTGATGACTCAAGACTTTGGAAATTCAGAGATTATGCAGTTAATGTCTGGGATTTTCCTGCATCTTTGAGCGATAGAGAACTTGCGGATGCTTCTATTAAAAAAACAAGAGAATTTTTTAACAGTCTTAATCTCCCGTCAACCCTAAGAGAGGTTAATATTGACGAAAAATATTTCGAATTAATGGCTGAAAATATTGAAAAAAGGAAAACACTTGGTACTTTCAAAGTTCTTAACAAAGAAGATATAATTGAAATCTACAAGCTTTCTTTATAA